One Acidobacteriota bacterium genomic window, CTGGGCGACGAGGCGGTGATCCAACTCGAGAAGAGCCTCGCGTTGGATTCCGACCAGGGGTACGTCCGCAACCTGATGGGTCTGATCCACCTCAAGCAACACCGAGTCGAACAGGCACTTGTGCAGTTCGAACAGGCTGCCGTGTTGCTGCCCAGCGTGTCCTTCGTTCACAACAACCTCGGCATGGCCCACGAGCGAGTCGGAAACCGGGATGCCGCGGTGTTGGCGTACCGTCGTTCGGCAGAGCTGGCAGGAGAGTCGAGTCGCGGTGCCGACAACCTGGCCCGGCTCGGCGGAGCGCTCGATGCGGACACGACGGAGGAAGAGGCGATCTCGGTCTCGCTCTTGCAGTAGTCGACAACGTTGGTTGGACGGCGGGAGGGTGCCCCTCCCGCCGTTTGACGTTGGAGCGGCGTGCGGGCACTGTAGGCCCATGGAGATACTCGCATCGTGGAACAAGGCAACACGCATACCGTGGGGACGATTCCTCTTTCATCGCACCATCCGGCGATTCGTGCCCTACACGGGTACGGTCCGTCCACGGATCCTGAGTCTCGAGCGAGGCCAGGCCAGAGTCGCGATGAACGACCGGCGGCGAATTCACAATCATCTGAACTCGATCCATGCCATCGCGCTGGCCAACCTCGGCGAGTTTGCGACGGGGCTGGCG contains:
- a CDS encoding DUF4442 domain-containing protein, which translates into the protein MEILASWNKATRIPWGRFLFHRTIRRFVPYTGTVRPRILSLERGQARVAMNDRRRIHNHLNSIHAIALANLGEFATGLALLTALPAGRRAILVELRVQYLHKARGRIIAEAAWQPDGEPDGEPVVQGRLHDEDGHHVATVEATWKVGASNESR